Proteins from a single region of Desulfolutivibrio sulfoxidireducens:
- a CDS encoding methyl-accepting chemotaxis protein, with protein sequence MTIQKKIALGISGLFIVATLICVIGATWFFRETMMRQFEEKAEMMLYAMKAVRAHMGSVIRPEANTFISEDDFITELQSTSFTAKGVFVKIDEKRRHGFNFKTASIKPRNPANTATPLDAEIIATLEDMNARGQEPFWKGEREIGGVKNFIIAAGEVNKPDCERCHSVPEAAPRGLKEKYPPASDRSYGRITGKIESAEIVEIPIASMTENISAINAVIVFSAGLALALVLALVTLGLRYLFRPLARMTGVAAKIADGDIQAAAVDLDCAGLDCDAQGDIKESDVTRRLTQAFRKMTAGLNSLIGLVQQAGIQVTTSSTQIAASARQIEATAAEQVASTAQVAETSRQIATSSSGILSSMGEVSQAVADAAGLAGESRRGLALMEESMRKLVDSTAFVSSKLAVISEKANNIGSVVTAINKISDQTNLLSLNAAIEAEKAGEYGRGFSVVAREIRRLADQTAEATLDIERMVSQMQSAVSAEVMEMDKYSEEVRRGAADAAEVGRSLGLIIDRVGELEPSFAAVKQGMLGQSEDAGRISEAMVQLTEAAVQTRDAIKEFNRAAGQLNEAVRDLQDEVRRFKVG encoded by the coding sequence ATGACCATCCAGAAAAAGATCGCCCTGGGCATTTCAGGCCTTTTCATCGTGGCCACCCTGATCTGCGTCATCGGCGCGACCTGGTTTTTCCGGGAAACCATGATGCGCCAGTTCGAGGAAAAGGCCGAGATGATGCTCTACGCCATGAAGGCGGTCCGGGCGCACATGGGTTCGGTCATCCGCCCCGAGGCGAACACGTTCATCAGCGAGGACGATTTCATCACCGAACTCCAGTCCACCTCGTTCACGGCCAAGGGCGTGTTTGTCAAGATCGACGAAAAGCGTCGCCACGGCTTCAATTTCAAGACCGCTTCCATCAAGCCCAGAAATCCCGCCAACACGGCCACACCCCTTGACGCCGAGATCATCGCGACCCTTGAGGACATGAACGCCCGGGGCCAGGAACCGTTCTGGAAGGGGGAGCGCGAAATCGGAGGGGTGAAAAACTTCATCATCGCCGCCGGGGAGGTGAACAAACCCGACTGCGAACGCTGTCACAGCGTGCCCGAGGCGGCGCCGCGCGGCCTCAAGGAGAAATATCCCCCGGCCTCGGACCGGTCCTACGGCCGTATCACCGGCAAAATCGAGTCCGCCGAGATCGTGGAGATTCCCATCGCCTCCATGACCGAAAACATAAGCGCCATAAACGCCGTCATCGTGTTCTCCGCCGGCCTGGCCCTTGCCCTGGTCCTGGCCCTGGTGACCCTGGGCCTGCGCTATCTCTTCCGGCCCCTGGCGCGCATGACCGGCGTGGCCGCAAAGATCGCCGACGGCGACATCCAGGCGGCGGCGGTCGATCTCGACTGCGCCGGCCTGGACTGCGACGCGCAAGGGGACATCAAGGAGAGCGACGTCACCCGCAGGCTCACCCAGGCCTTCCGGAAGATGACCGCCGGGCTCAACTCGCTCATCGGCCTGGTGCAGCAGGCCGGCATCCAGGTGACCACCTCCTCCACCCAGATCGCGGCCTCGGCCCGGCAGATCGAGGCCACGGCCGCCGAGCAGGTGGCCTCCACCGCCCAGGTGGCCGAGACCAGTCGGCAGATCGCCACCTCCTCGAGCGGCATCCTGTCCTCCATGGGCGAGGTCAGTCAGGCCGTGGCCGACGCGGCGGGCCTGGCCGGAGAGAGCCGGCGCGGCCTGGCGCTCATGGAGGAGTCCATGCGAAAGCTGGTGGACTCCACCGCGTTCGTCTCCTCGAAGCTGGCGGTCATCAGCGAAAAGGCCAACAACATCGGCTCGGTGGTCACGGCCATCAACAAGATCTCGGACCAGACCAACCTGCTGTCCCTCAACGCCGCCATCGAGGCCGAAAAGGCCGGGGAATACGGCCGGGGCTTTTCCGTGGTGGCCCGGGAGATCCGCCGTCTGGCCGACCAGACCGCCGAGGCCACCCTGGACATCGAGCGGATGGTCAGCCAGATGCAGTCGGCCGTGTCCGCCGAGGTCATGGAGATGGACAAGTATTCCGAGGAGGTCCGGCGCGGGGCGGCCGACGCGGCCGAGGTCGGCAGAAGCCTGGGGCTGATCATCGACCGGGTGGGCGAGCTTGAGCCCAGCTTCGCCGCGGTCAAGCAAGGCATGCTCGGCCAGTCCGAGGACGCCGGGCGCATAAGCGAGGCCATGGTCCAGTTGACCGAGGCGGCCGTCCAGACCCGCGACGCCATCAAGGAATTCAACCGGGCGGCCGGGCAGCTCAACGAGGCCGTGCGCGACCTCCAGGACGAAGTCCGGCGATTCAAGGTCGGATAA
- a CDS encoding ABC transporter ATP-binding protein — MFLELRGLRKLYGRAAAVDGLDLAVAKGEFVCVLGPSGCGKTTTIGMVGGFVTPSQGRIMLDGEDVTALPPNVRPTCTVFQNYALFPHLSVLKNVIYGLKFRKVSAKQARLAGEAMLDTMGLPGLRDRRVTDLSGGEQQRVALARALILRPKVLLLDEPLSNLDARLRFTLRKEIRELQTRLGITMLYVTHDQEEALGLADRMVVMNAGRIEQIGAPEEVYTRPATAFVARFLGRANLIREGGRPLLVRPEDMTLSRQSGRYRGIVAHRQFSGPITTYFVDVDQSLQLEVDMLSNADARHSVGEAVYVDWRRDLDMGDG, encoded by the coding sequence ATGTTTCTGGAACTGCGGGGGCTGCGCAAGCTCTACGGCCGAGCCGCCGCCGTGGACGGGCTGGACCTGGCCGTGGCCAAGGGCGAATTCGTGTGCGTTCTTGGACCCAGCGGCTGCGGCAAGACCACCACCATCGGCATGGTGGGCGGTTTTGTCACGCCAAGCCAGGGCCGGATCATGCTCGACGGCGAGGACGTGACCGCCCTGCCCCCGAACGTGCGGCCGACCTGCACCGTGTTCCAGAACTACGCCCTGTTCCCGCACCTCAGCGTGCTCAAAAACGTGATCTACGGCCTCAAGTTCCGCAAGGTGTCCGCGAAGCAGGCCAGGCTCGCCGGCGAGGCCATGCTGGACACGATGGGCCTGCCCGGTCTGCGCGACCGCCGGGTGACCGACTTAAGCGGCGGCGAGCAGCAGCGCGTGGCCCTGGCCCGGGCGCTCATCCTAAGGCCCAAGGTGCTCCTTTTGGACGAGCCCTTGAGCAACCTGGACGCCCGGCTGCGCTTCACCCTGCGCAAGGAGATAAGGGAGCTGCAGACCCGGCTCGGCATCACCATGCTCTACGTCACCCACGACCAGGAGGAGGCCCTGGGACTGGCCGACCGCATGGTGGTCATGAACGCGGGCCGCATTGAGCAGATCGGAGCGCCCGAGGAGGTCTACACCCGCCCGGCCACGGCCTTCGTGGCCCGATTCCTCGGCCGGGCCAACCTCATCCGCGAGGGGGGCCGGCCGCTGCTGGTTCGGCCCGAGGACATGACGCTTTCCCGCCAGTCCGGCCGGTACCGGGGAATCGTGGCCCACCGGCAGTTCAGCGGTCCCATCACCACCTATTTTGTGGACGTGGACCAGTCGCTCCAGCTTGAGGTGGATATGCTCAGCAATGCCGATGCCCGCCACAGCGTGGGCGAGGCGGTGTACGTGGACTGGCGGCGCGACCTGGACATGGGCGACGGCTGA
- a CDS encoding ABC transporter permease: MAGTVRQINTPPTPDGAAGRAAPFFLSPLGLCYGLILASVLVFVLWPIAAVFLQSVVIDGRPSLAEYVHLFTRETGLLLNSVSVSALTTVLSVGLATCVALYLTHTRLPGKRLVFGVLMLSIIAPPFVSSLVYIMLFGRRGLVTHQLLGLNIDPYGWQGVVLMQTAGFTAMAALLILGVLHRVDRRLEHAAHDLGASSPRVLVGVTLPLAAPGLLVAAIMVFIRALSDFGTPIIIGGRFTALATQAYLNVVGLFNMPRAAAMSIMLLLPALAAFLVYRRVLGRTNVLGAAPALERARDRIGLSPVARWILALCTWGFIGFELVKYATILCGAFTRTWGVDFTPTLGHLQALTADRLGSFFRSLHYSVAAGAAGAVLGGVIAYVLARKRPPGGRALDFIVDLPYIIPGPFFGIAYILAFHNPPLALTGTAFIVVANCVYRQLPIGIKAGMAALAQCRPEIEAGARDLGARERHVIVDIVAPLMKPALLVAFINTFTSTMITIGAIIFLISPDTKVLTVDMFAEIKRGRIGEAAVLANVIIVSVLAVNLFFSWLYLRKRKT; encoded by the coding sequence GTGGCAGGAACGGTTCGCCAAATAAACACGCCCCCCACTCCAGACGGGGCGGCCGGACGGGCCGCCCCGTTTTTTCTTTCGCCCCTGGGGCTGTGCTACGGCCTGATTCTGGCGAGCGTGCTGGTGTTCGTGTTGTGGCCCATCGCCGCCGTTTTCCTGCAAAGCGTGGTCATCGACGGCAGGCCGAGTCTTGCCGAGTATGTCCACCTGTTCACCCGCGAGACCGGGCTTTTGTTGAACAGCGTGTCCGTTTCCGCGCTGACCACGGTGTTGTCCGTGGGGCTGGCCACCTGCGTGGCCCTGTACCTGACCCACACCCGGCTGCCGGGCAAGCGCCTGGTCTTCGGCGTGCTCATGCTCTCCATCATCGCCCCGCCCTTCGTGTCGTCCCTGGTGTACATCATGCTCTTCGGACGGCGCGGGCTTGTCACCCACCAGCTTCTGGGGCTCAACATCGACCCCTATGGCTGGCAGGGGGTGGTGCTCATGCAGACGGCCGGGTTCACGGCCATGGCCGCCCTGCTCATTCTGGGGGTGCTGCACCGGGTGGACCGCCGGCTGGAGCATGCGGCCCACGACCTGGGCGCCTCGAGTCCGCGCGTGCTCGTGGGCGTCACCCTGCCGCTGGCCGCCCCCGGGCTGCTGGTGGCCGCGATCATGGTCTTCATCCGCGCCCTGTCCGACTTCGGCACGCCGATCATCATCGGCGGGCGGTTCACGGCCCTGGCCACCCAGGCCTATCTGAACGTGGTGGGGCTTTTCAACATGCCCCGAGCCGCGGCCATGAGCATCATGCTGCTGCTCCCGGCCCTGGCGGCGTTTCTGGTGTACCGGCGCGTCCTGGGCAGAACCAACGTGCTCGGCGCGGCCCCCGCGCTGGAGCGCGCCCGGGACCGCATCGGCCTTTCGCCCGTTGCGCGGTGGATACTGGCCCTGTGCACCTGGGGGTTTATCGGGTTCGAGCTTGTCAAGTACGCCACCATCCTGTGCGGCGCCTTCACCCGGACCTGGGGGGTGGACTTCACCCCCACCCTGGGCCATCTCCAGGCCCTGACCGCCGACCGGCTGGGCAGCTTTTTCCGCAGTCTGCACTATTCCGTGGCGGCCGGGGCGGCCGGGGCCGTCCTGGGCGGCGTCATCGCCTACGTGCTGGCGCGCAAACGTCCCCCTGGCGGCAGGGCCCTGGATTTCATCGTCGACCTGCCCTACATCATCCCCGGGCCGTTTTTCGGCATCGCCTATATCCTGGCCTTTCACAATCCGCCCCTGGCCCTGACCGGCACCGCCTTCATCGTGGTGGCCAACTGCGTCTACCGGCAACTGCCGATCGGCATCAAGGCGGGCATGGCCGCGCTGGCGCAGTGCCGACCCGAGATAGAGGCCGGGGCGCGCGACCTGGGCGCCCGGGAGCGCCATGTCATCGTGGACATTGTGGCCCCGCTCATGAAGCCCGCCCTGCTTGTCGCCTTCATCAACACCTTCACCTCCACCATGATCACCATCGGGGCCATCATCTTCCTCATCTCCCCGGACACCAAGGTGCTCACCGTGGACATGTTCGCCGAGATCAAGCGCGGCCGCATCGGCGAGGCCGCCGTGCTGGCCAACGTCATCATCGTCTCGGTGCTGGCCGTGAACCTGTTTTTTTCCTGGCTGTACCTGCGCAAAAGGAAAACGTGA
- the mdlC gene encoding benzoylformate decarboxylase, whose product MCSGLIVGNPGSTEETFLQNFPDDFQYILALHESCVVAIADGIAQGLKTPVLVNVHTNAGLGNAMGNIITSYLSKSPLIITAGQQTRSMLLCEPFLANVQAETLPRPWVKWSYEPKRPQDVPGAFMRAYATAVQQPTGPVFLSLPMDDWDQTMDDIDVFRTTSTCIAPDPCRVAEFAEAINRSARPAVVYGGDVARGNAWKEGIAFAEKLGAPVWQGPLSERISFPQDHPLFAGTLPPAIGPLGNALHGHDLLLVVGAPVFRYYPWVPGEYLPSGARLLHITDDPYEAAKAVVGDSLISDSGLALVELSKHIRRRDGTTTYVKAGKQDRGQSSIHDFPSPMTARQLFALLSECIPEEYIVVSESPSNMAEFSQTKIGRITKPDSYYMTASGGHGWGMPAAVGLALAEKRTGKNRPVIVIVGDGSFQFSPQSIWTAVQLDLHVIYVVLKNEQYGILKAFASQERLENVPGLDIPGIDIVSLGKGYGAKTCRAETSDRIRECFSGALSERGVTVIEVPIGKNILKHQ is encoded by the coding sequence TTGTGCAGCGGTCTCATAGTCGGGAATCCAGGATCAACGGAAGAGACATTTTTGCAAAACTTTCCGGATGATTTCCAATATATTCTTGCACTTCACGAGTCTTGCGTCGTTGCAATCGCTGACGGGATTGCGCAAGGACTGAAGACTCCAGTGCTTGTCAATGTTCATACCAATGCCGGGCTAGGCAATGCGATGGGGAATATAATCACCTCGTATTTAAGCAAGTCGCCGCTCATCATCACCGCAGGCCAGCAAACAAGAAGCATGCTGCTTTGTGAGCCTTTTCTTGCGAATGTGCAGGCCGAGACCCTGCCCAGACCATGGGTTAAATGGAGCTATGAACCGAAAAGACCGCAAGATGTGCCAGGCGCTTTCATGCGCGCCTATGCGACTGCCGTCCAGCAGCCCACGGGTCCGGTCTTTCTCTCCTTGCCAATGGATGATTGGGATCAAACCATGGATGACATCGATGTGTTTCGCACCACGTCGACGTGCATCGCGCCAGACCCCTGCCGTGTCGCCGAGTTCGCGGAGGCGATCAATCGCAGTGCTCGCCCGGCGGTCGTTTACGGTGGGGACGTCGCTCGCGGCAATGCCTGGAAAGAGGGGATCGCCTTTGCTGAAAAATTGGGAGCCCCGGTTTGGCAAGGCCCCTTGTCGGAAAGAATCTCCTTTCCTCAAGACCATCCGCTCTTTGCCGGCACGCTTCCTCCGGCGATAGGACCTTTGGGTAACGCGTTGCATGGCCATGATCTTCTTCTTGTCGTGGGGGCCCCGGTGTTCCGATACTATCCCTGGGTGCCCGGAGAGTACCTGCCTTCCGGGGCGAGGCTTTTACACATTACGGATGACCCCTATGAGGCGGCCAAGGCTGTTGTCGGAGACAGCCTGATCAGTGACAGCGGATTGGCTCTCGTCGAGCTCTCAAAACATATCAGGCGACGTGACGGCACCACAACATACGTTAAAGCTGGGAAGCAAGATCGTGGCCAGTCCAGTATTCATGATTTTCCTTCCCCGATGACGGCCAGGCAACTCTTTGCTCTTTTATCGGAATGCATTCCGGAAGAGTACATCGTTGTCAGTGAATCACCCTCCAATATGGCTGAATTCAGCCAGACGAAAATAGGTCGCATTACAAAGCCTGACAGCTACTACATGACGGCATCCGGAGGACATGGTTGGGGTATGCCCGCGGCGGTCGGCCTTGCCCTTGCCGAGAAACGCACGGGAAAAAATCGCCCCGTGATCGTCATTGTGGGCGATGGTTCCTTTCAGTTTTCTCCCCAGTCGATATGGACCGCTGTCCAATTGGATCTCCACGTCATTTATGTTGTGCTGAAAAACGAGCAGTATGGGATTCTGAAAGCCTTTGCGTCTCAAGAACGTCTGGAAAATGTCCCCGGACTCGACATCCCTGGAATAGATATTGTGTCTTTGGGCAAAGGCTATGGGGCGAAAACATGTCGCGCGGAAACGAGTGATCGCATCAGGGAATGCTTTTCCGGGGCCCTTTCAGAGAGAGGTGTTACGGTCATCGAGGTGCCCATTGGTAAAAATATACTGAAACATCAATGA
- a CDS encoding HD domain-containing phosphohydrolase has translation MLVTTLLYVVKLESNVTAIESSETLFNEISTKTIAKLNTVIASISTLTDMAALTFRVARTGTAHETFALDVRPMRAILDANPQLMSVYIGYEDGSFHQVIAPRNDVSILNKYEAPSNTVYIDRIIAVTAAGSRGQTWRFLDAALNEIGSRADQQVDYDPRTRPWFVDARKHGRGIYTAPYVFSSSKLPGLTRAQVLADGGAVFGVDVTLAQLGNMLAEQQVLHNGVVWIVDRANRLVAYPGLTWAEVLGQDLLLPAASEAFIPLVRAVARKTDQAKELLSGRPFFLDMEDEAVMASATPMSSENGLGLCVVVAAPLRDITGHIGRMVWRIVLIAAGLLAFIVPVSILMARRASRPFGGLVREAEKIQRFDFSPSPPVTSSITEVQELACACEVMKSTIQSKTERLVRTQEKLRMLVEGGVALAAEKRLDRLVTLIFRNAKELAHADGGVLYLKEGEELGVEILSLGCESLVLGGLSENPVPRVMVRPAIMNFLSQDSVLRSACEAFNTRGSVIVGGRELSLFPTGLPREPKDYPIRSLIAVPIVTRRDEVLGVIQLFNPREKDCGAANDGRYKEMSDFVDALAAQAAVTLDNRNLVNSMRELFDALVQVIAASIDAKSPYTAGHCTRVPELAEMLARAANDTEEGALRDFRLETDDEWRQLFIAAWLHDCGKVTTPEYVVDKATKLETIYNRIHEVRLRFEVLRRDLEVGYYRALARDDTDHGALRDKLEEEFQRLDDDYAFVAQCNIGGEFMTDAAKERLRQIAGRVWLRHFSDRLGVSADELRAKDDKPEPQLPTPEFLLADKPEHLVPRTKDYSHIVDAHGEPISVPDHEYNRGEIYNLCIPRGTLTLEERFKIREHTLSGIEMLKRIPFPEHLCRVPEIATGHHETLIGTGYPLRKSKDHLSVEARILAIADIFEALTASDRPYKPAKTLSEALRIMSSMRDDQLIDAELFDIFLKKDISRLYAERRLHPWQNNVKDISIYLSSGK, from the coding sequence GTGCTCGTAACAACGCTGCTTTACGTCGTAAAGCTTGAAAGCAATGTTACTGCCATCGAATCCTCTGAAACGCTTTTCAACGAGATATCGACAAAAACCATTGCGAAGCTCAACACCGTCATTGCGTCAATCTCCACACTGACTGACATGGCTGCGCTGACCTTCCGTGTGGCGCGCACGGGAACCGCTCACGAGACCTTTGCCCTGGATGTCCGGCCCATGCGGGCCATCCTCGACGCCAACCCGCAGTTGATGTCGGTCTACATAGGTTATGAAGACGGCTCATTTCACCAAGTTATCGCGCCACGAAACGACGTCTCCATCCTCAACAAGTACGAGGCGCCTTCAAACACAGTCTACATTGACAGAATCATCGCCGTCACCGCAGCGGGAAGCCGTGGCCAGACATGGCGCTTCCTCGACGCGGCGCTCAATGAGATTGGCTCGCGCGCTGATCAGCAGGTCGACTATGACCCCCGAACGCGTCCATGGTTCGTCGACGCCCGCAAGCATGGCCGCGGCATCTACACCGCGCCCTATGTCTTCAGCAGTTCGAAGCTGCCGGGACTGACCCGCGCCCAGGTTCTCGCGGACGGCGGCGCCGTGTTCGGGGTGGATGTCACCCTGGCGCAGCTTGGAAACATGCTCGCCGAACAGCAGGTCCTCCACAACGGGGTGGTCTGGATAGTGGACAGGGCCAACCGCCTGGTGGCCTATCCCGGCCTGACGTGGGCCGAGGTGCTCGGACAAGACCTTCTTCTCCCTGCGGCGTCCGAGGCGTTCATCCCGCTCGTGCGTGCCGTGGCGCGCAAGACGGACCAGGCCAAGGAACTCCTGTCCGGGAGACCTTTTTTCCTTGATATGGAGGATGAAGCGGTTATGGCCAGCGCAACGCCCATGTCTTCGGAGAACGGCTTGGGCCTGTGTGTCGTCGTTGCCGCGCCGTTGCGGGACATCACGGGCCACATCGGCCGCATGGTCTGGCGGATCGTCCTGATCGCCGCAGGCCTGCTGGCATTCATCGTCCCTGTGTCCATACTGATGGCCCGTCGGGCGTCTCGTCCGTTCGGTGGGCTGGTGCGCGAGGCTGAAAAAATCCAGCGTTTTGACTTTTCGCCTTCTCCGCCGGTCACTTCGAGTATTACAGAGGTACAGGAGCTTGCCTGTGCCTGCGAGGTCATGAAGTCCACCATTCAGTCAAAGACCGAACGTCTGGTGCGGACCCAGGAGAAGCTGCGGATGCTCGTCGAGGGAGGGGTGGCGCTTGCGGCGGAGAAACGGTTGGATCGGCTTGTGACGCTGATCTTCCGGAACGCCAAGGAACTTGCCCATGCCGACGGCGGCGTCCTGTATCTCAAGGAGGGGGAGGAACTTGGCGTCGAGATACTCTCGCTTGGTTGCGAGAGTCTCGTTCTGGGCGGTCTTTCCGAGAATCCCGTTCCCCGGGTGATGGTCCGGCCGGCGATCATGAATTTTCTCAGCCAGGATTCGGTCCTGCGTTCCGCGTGCGAGGCTTTCAACACCCGCGGAAGTGTGATCGTTGGCGGCAGGGAGTTGTCGCTTTTCCCGACTGGCCTGCCCCGGGAGCCAAAGGACTACCCCATCCGCTCCCTGATCGCGGTCCCCATCGTCACCCGTCGTGACGAGGTGCTCGGCGTCATTCAGCTCTTCAACCCCAGGGAGAAGGACTGCGGCGCGGCGAACGACGGGCGGTACAAGGAAATGAGCGACTTCGTGGACGCCCTGGCCGCCCAGGCCGCGGTGACCCTGGACAACCGGAACCTGGTGAACTCCATGCGGGAGCTGTTCGATGCCCTGGTTCAGGTGATCGCGGCCTCCATCGACGCCAAGTCGCCCTACACGGCCGGGCACTGCACCCGGGTGCCGGAACTGGCCGAGATGTTGGCCAGGGCCGCCAACGACACGGAGGAAGGGGCTCTGCGCGACTTCCGCCTGGAGACCGATGACGAATGGCGGCAGCTTTTCATCGCCGCCTGGTTGCACGACTGCGGCAAGGTCACCACGCCGGAATATGTCGTGGACAAGGCCACCAAGCTGGAGACGATCTACAACCGCATCCACGAAGTGCGCCTGCGCTTCGAGGTGCTGCGCAGAGATCTCGAGGTCGGCTACTACCGGGCCCTCGCCCGGGACGACACAGACCATGGAGCCCTGCGTGACAAGTTGGAGGAAGAGTTCCAGCGCCTCGACGACGACTACGCCTTTGTCGCCCAGTGCAACATCGGCGGGGAGTTCATGACCGACGCGGCCAAGGAGCGGCTCCGGCAAATTGCCGGCCGCGTCTGGCTCCGCCATTTCAGCGACCGCCTGGGTGTCAGCGCCGACGAGCTGCGCGCCAAGGACGACAAGCCAGAACCGCAACTTCCCACGCCCGAATTCCTGCTGGCGGACAAACCCGAGCACCTCGTCCCCAGGACCAAGGATTACTCCCACATCGTGGACGCCCACGGAGAGCCGATCAGCGTTCCTGACCATGAATACAATCGAGGCGAAATCTACAATCTCTGCATTCCCCGCGGTACGCTCACGCTGGAAGAGCGCTTCAAGATCCGCGAACATACGCTCAGCGGCATCGAGATGCTCAAGCGTATTCCCTTTCCGGAACACCTGTGCCGGGTGCCCGAAATCGCCACTGGCCACCACGAAACGCTCATCGGGACAGGTTACCCGTTGCGCAAGAGCAAGGACCATCTCTCGGTTGAGGCGCGCATCCTGGCCATTGCGGACATTTTCGAGGCGCTGACGGCTTCCGATCGCCCCTACAAGCCAGCCAAGACCCTCTCCGAGGCCCTGCGGATCATGAGTTCCATGCGCGACGATCAGCTAATCGATGCGGAACTCTTCGACATTTTCCTGAAGAAGGACATCTCCCGCCTGTATGCGGAAAGACGTCTCCACCCCTGGCAGAACAACGTCAAAGATATATCGATATATTTAAGCTCCGGCAAATAG
- a CDS encoding sugar phosphate isomerase/epimerase family protein, whose protein sequence is MEAMHLPQLAITNQAFASVQDILEFCRIHDCPAVEYTFRRGALSREEVAREIPDVEMLRGAGLFLRYHLAFPGFDLGHPDPARAREAVDFHLFCLGLVADQGGDRVTLHIGLDRALRGRVDYAAAVRGLREVTSEGERLGVRVCLENLRLGRTGDPRQFQSLLAHSGAFATLDVGHARARELASAVPGCALDFIPRCNGRLLGAHVYEIEAATHPGGPARHMAPRDLTAIRSLLDAMVWETSCDWWLIELTDAREMAHTLQLLRRYRDGIGSPAAMPVSSAVTPHTNHKELA, encoded by the coding sequence ATGGAAGCAATGCATCTTCCCCAGTTGGCCATAACCAACCAGGCGTTTGCGTCCGTACAGGACATCCTGGAGTTTTGCCGCATTCACGACTGTCCCGCCGTGGAATACACCTTTCGGCGTGGCGCTCTATCACGGGAGGAGGTAGCCCGGGAGATTCCCGACGTCGAGATGTTGCGGGGCGCGGGGCTTTTCCTGCGCTACCACCTGGCCTTTCCCGGCTTCGATCTCGGACATCCGGACCCGGCCCGGGCCCGCGAGGCCGTGGATTTCCACCTCTTCTGCCTGGGCCTCGTGGCCGACCAGGGCGGCGACCGGGTCACCCTGCACATCGGACTGGACCGGGCGCTACGTGGCCGCGTGGATTATGCGGCCGCCGTGCGTGGGCTGCGCGAGGTGACGTCCGAGGGCGAGCGCCTTGGCGTGCGCGTCTGCCTGGAGAATCTGCGTCTGGGCCGGACCGGCGATCCCCGCCAGTTCCAATCGCTCCTTGCGCACAGCGGCGCCTTCGCCACCCTGGACGTGGGCCACGCCCGGGCCCGCGAACTGGCCTCGGCCGTGCCCGGCTGCGCCCTGGACTTCATCCCCCGCTGCAACGGCCGGCTTCTTGGCGCGCATGTCTATGAAATCGAGGCGGCCACGCATCCGGGCGGCCCCGCACGGCACATGGCCCCGCGCGACCTGACCGCCATCCGGTCGCTGCTCGACGCCATGGTCTGGGAAACCTCGTGCGACTGGTGGCTGATCGAACTCACGGACGCCCGGGAGATGGCGCACACGCTCCAGTTGTTACGCCGGTATCGGGACGGGATCGGGAGCCCGGCAGCCATGCCCGTCTCGTCCGCTGTCACCCCACACACAAACCACAAGGAACTCGCATGA
- a CDS encoding ABC transporter substrate-binding protein: protein MTRNWFGRLFLLLAGIMALVPDAAPWAADKELNVIAAYNAKQDIFDAFSKATGIKVNQLDMSSGEVLARMRAEKGRPLADVWFGGGVDAFIAAKKDGLLEPYVSPQAANIAEKYKDAEGYWTGISLVTVDFVVNTRILKERGIPVPETWEALTAPEFKGEISMSDPSISGTAYFTLYSVLAARGKEKGWDFFAKLAENIPYYAKRGSEPPQRAAMGESLVGLAPGLWPELQAQGYPIAYVFPKDGIPWWPAPVAIFKDAEHMEAAKALVDWALSKQGQELLKTKDPRFPTRADVAPPESLAGIDTSTFIPMDFLKAGEERAEVLKTWQERFAK, encoded by the coding sequence ATGACACGCAACTGGTTCGGGAGGCTTTTTCTCCTGTTGGCTGGGATCATGGCGCTTGTGCCCGACGCCGCGCCCTGGGCGGCGGACAAGGAACTCAATGTCATTGCCGCCTACAACGCCAAGCAGGACATCTTCGACGCCTTCAGCAAGGCCACCGGCATCAAGGTGAACCAGTTGGACATGTCCTCGGGCGAGGTGCTGGCCCGCATGCGCGCCGAAAAGGGCCGGCCCCTGGCCGACGTCTGGTTCGGCGGCGGCGTGGACGCCTTCATCGCGGCCAAGAAAGACGGGCTGCTCGAGCCGTACGTCTCCCCCCAGGCCGCGAACATCGCTGAAAAATACAAGGATGCCGAAGGATATTGGACCGGCATTTCCCTGGTCACCGTGGATTTCGTGGTCAACACGCGGATTCTCAAGGAGCGGGGCATCCCGGTCCCCGAGACCTGGGAGGCCCTGACCGCCCCGGAATTCAAGGGCGAGATATCCATGTCCGATCCGTCCATCTCGGGCACGGCGTATTTCACGCTCTACAGCGTGCTCGCGGCCCGGGGCAAGGAAAAGGGCTGGGATTTTTTCGCGAAACTGGCCGAGAACATCCCCTACTACGCCAAGCGCGGTTCCGAACCGCCCCAGCGCGCGGCCATGGGCGAATCCCTGGTGGGCCTGGCCCCGGGATTGTGGCCTGAACTCCAGGCCCAGGGCTACCCCATCGCGTACGTCTTTCCCAAGGACGGCATTCCCTGGTGGCCGGCGCCGGTGGCCATCTTCAAGGACGCCGAACACATGGAGGCGGCCAAGGCCCTGGTGGACTGGGCGCTCTCCAAACAGGGCCAGGAACTGCTCAAGACCAAGGATCCGCGTTTCCCCACCCGGGCCGATGTGGCCCCCCCCGAATCGCTGGCCGGAATCGACACCTCGACCTTCATACCCATGGACTTTCTCAAGGCCGGCGAGGAGCGGGCCGAGGTGCTGAAGACGTGGCAGGAACGGTTCGCCAAATAA